A genomic stretch from Hermetia illucens chromosome 7, iHerIll2.2.curated.20191125, whole genome shotgun sequence includes:
- the LOC119660803 gene encoding chitinase-like protein Idgf4, whose translation MKIITLLAVFTAVILTDKVSRADSAGKVICYYDSSSFVREGLGKLVLNDLEPALSFCTHLVYGYSGLNAETNKLISLKESLDLDQGKGHYRVITNLKRKYPQLKVLLSIGGNVDLETPEKYMTMLESSGGRIAFINSAHAMLKTYDFDGLDLAWQFPPNKPKKIRGAVKSVFHKLKKIFGGGNTPVDEKADEHREEFTALVRELKNSFRHEGFLLSLTVLPNVNSTMFYDIPAIINYLDFVNLAAFDFQTPDRNPKEADYPAPIYELNERNPNSNINAQVQLWLSNRCPASKINVGIPTFGRVWKMTEDSGITGVPPIPETENEVAPGPQTGISGLYSWPETCAKLLNPNNAHLKGEDAPFRKVGDPTKRFGTYAYRVPDESGEHGLWVGYEDPDTAGNKAAYVRAKGLGGIAIFDLSYDDFRGTCSGDKFPILRAAKYRL comes from the exons GTCTTGGAAAACTCGTCCTTAATGATTTGGAACCAGCTCTATCATTTTGCACCCATCTGGTCTATGGGTACTCAGGTCTGAATGCCGAAACCAACAAATTGATTTCACTAAAGGAAAGTTTAGACCTTGACCAAGGTAAAGGACACTATCGCGTCATCACCAACCTCAAGCGTAAATATCCCCAACTAAAGGTCCTGTTAAGCATTGGAGGTAATGTCGATCTTGAAACTCCTGAAAAATATATGACCATGTTGGAGTCAAGTGGTGGACGAATTGCTTTCATCAATAGTGCTCATGCCATGCTTAAGACTTATGATTTCGATGGCCTGGATTTGGCGTGGCAATTCCCACCCAATAAACCAAAAAAGATCCGTGGAGCAGTTAAATCAGTATTCCATAAGTTGAAGAAAATCTTTGGAGGGGGTAATACACCAGTGGATGAGAAGGCTGACGAGCATCGTGAAGAATTCACGGCCCTGGTCAGGGAGTTGAAGAATTCATTCAGGCATGAAGgattcttgctttcattgacgGTTTTGCCAAATGTCAACTCAACAA TGTTCTACGACATCCCGGCCATTATCAACTACCTGGACTTTGTCAACTTGGCTGCCTTTGATTTCCAAACACCTGATCGTAACCCCAAGGAGGCTGACTACCCAGCACCAATCTATGAACTGAACGAGCGCAATCCCAATAGCAACATCAACGCCCAAGTCCAATTGTGGCTATCGAATCGTTGTCCAGCCTCAAAGATAAACGTAGGAATCCCAACCTTTGGACGTGTCTGGAAAATGACAGAAGACTCGGGAATCACAGGCGTACCTCCAATTCCAGAAACTGAAAATGAGGTAGCACCTGGACCACAAACTGGCATCTCAGGACTATATAGCTGGCCTGAAACTTGTGCGAAACTGCTCAATCCAAATAATGCCCATCTGAAGGGTGAAGATGCTCCATTCAGGAAGGTTGGTGATCCAACTAAACGGTTCGGTACGTATGCCTATCGTGTACCAGATGAAAGTGGCGAACACGGACTCTGGGTCGGATACGAGGATCCTGACACAGCTGGAAATAAGGCAGCCTATGTTCGTGCTAAAGGTCTTGGAGGAATTGCCATTTTTGATTTATCTTATGACGATTTTCGTGGCACATGCAGCGGTGATAAGTTCCCAATTTTGAGAGCCGCTAAATATAGGTTGTAA